Proteins found in one Miscanthus floridulus cultivar M001 chromosome 4, ASM1932011v1, whole genome shotgun sequence genomic segment:
- the LOC136548531 gene encoding uncharacterized mitochondrial protein AtMg00810-like has protein sequence MRCATEHVLYTWQRGKEELIINVYVDDLIIIGARAEDIDSFKCEMAARFRMRNLSAPSYYLGIEVRQGKEVLTLGQSTYASKLLERSGMAECKPCVTPMEERLKLTKASIAAKVDAILYQSIIGGLCYLVHMRPDIAFVMGYVSRFMEDPQEDH, from the coding sequence atgaggtgtgcaaccgagcacgtgctctacacatggcaacgggggaaggaggagctcatcatcaatgtgtatgtggatgacttgatcatcattgGTGCACGtgcagaggacatcgatagcttcaagtgtgagatggcggctcgttttagAATGCGCAATCTCAGCGCAccctcctactacctcggcattgaggtaagacaggggaaggaggtgctcacgctcggtcagagcacgtatgcctcgaagttgttggagcggagcggcatggctgagtgcaagccatgcgtgactccgatggaggagcgattGAAGCTAACAAAGGCCAGTATTGCAGCAAAGGTAGATGCAATactctaccagagcatcatcggtggtctgtgctacctagtccacatgaggccggacattgcgttcgtcaTGGGCTatgtcagccgcttcatggaggatccccaagaggatcactag